The following proteins are encoded in a genomic region of Luteitalea sp.:
- a CDS encoding YifB family Mg chelatase-like AAA ATPase, translated as MLARLRTAVLHGLEAQLVDVEVDVSSGLPRFAMVGLPDASVRESRDRIRSAIRHSGLEFPQHRITVNLAPADIRKAGSALDLPIALGVLAAQGIVERRAIDDILVVGELSLDGGVQPAHGILSVAAAARRHGIPSLLLPKDNATEAAVVGDLRVLPVDSLCTAVELVTHPDRAPALPAAPKHPVAAEPDLADVQGQAFAKRALEIAAAGGHAMLLVGPPGAGKTMLARRLPALLPPWSFEEALETTAVHSVAGTLPPGAGLLPCRPFRAPHHTASAVALVGGGSHPRPGEISLAHNGVLFLDELPEFERHALEVLRQPLEEGQIAIARASRTVRFPARFQLVAAMNPCPCGFLGHPIRTCRCTPRDVARYVHRISGPLRDRIDLVVDVSSVTVREQLAEPTGEPTTAIRDRVAQAHTRQRAYWPDNAMGVNAMLEAQQLRRWCRPGRAGLHLLERASERLGLSARAHTRVLRVARTIADLAGDAELRTEHIAEALQFRADTLNHPRDP; from the coding sequence CCGCGCTTTGCCATGGTCGGTCTACCAGACGCCAGTGTGCGCGAGAGTCGCGACCGTATCCGCAGCGCGATCAGGCACTCTGGTCTGGAGTTCCCACAGCACCGCATCACCGTCAATCTGGCTCCCGCGGATATCCGCAAGGCGGGTAGCGCGCTCGATTTGCCGATTGCTCTTGGCGTTCTCGCGGCGCAGGGCATCGTGGAACGACGTGCGATCGACGACATCCTGGTGGTCGGCGAGCTGTCACTCGACGGCGGCGTGCAGCCCGCGCACGGCATCCTCTCTGTGGCAGCCGCGGCCAGGCGCCACGGTATTCCGTCGCTGCTGCTCCCGAAGGACAATGCAACAGAAGCGGCCGTGGTGGGCGATCTGCGCGTCCTCCCCGTGGACTCTCTTTGCACCGCGGTCGAGCTCGTCACGCATCCGGATCGTGCTCCAGCGCTGCCTGCCGCACCAAAGCATCCCGTCGCTGCGGAGCCCGACTTGGCAGACGTTCAGGGCCAGGCGTTTGCCAAGCGCGCGCTGGAGATCGCCGCTGCCGGCGGTCATGCCATGCTGCTCGTCGGTCCGCCTGGTGCTGGCAAGACAATGTTGGCACGACGCCTGCCAGCCCTCCTGCCACCGTGGAGCTTCGAAGAAGCACTCGAGACGACAGCCGTCCATTCCGTGGCGGGCACGCTTCCGCCTGGCGCCGGCCTGCTGCCCTGTCGTCCGTTCAGGGCGCCACATCACACGGCGTCGGCAGTGGCGTTGGTGGGTGGTGGCTCGCATCCCCGGCCCGGCGAGATCAGCCTCGCACACAACGGTGTCCTCTTCCTCGACGAGCTCCCAGAGTTCGAGCGGCACGCGCTGGAAGTGCTGCGCCAGCCGCTCGAAGAGGGCCAGATCGCCATTGCGCGCGCCAGTCGGACCGTGCGGTTCCCCGCGCGGTTCCAGCTCGTGGCGGCCATGAATCCCTGTCCCTGCGGCTTCCTGGGTCACCCCATCCGGACGTGTCGCTGCACGCCTCGGGACGTCGCGCGCTACGTGCACCGTATCTCCGGGCCGCTGCGCGATCGCATCGATCTCGTCGTCGACGTGTCGTCGGTCACCGTGCGGGAGCAGCTCGCCGAGCCGACGGGCGAGCCCACGACGGCCATTCGTGACCGTGTGGCGCAGGCGCACACGCGCCAACGGGCGTATTGGCCGGATAACGCCATGGGCGTGAATGCCATGCTCGAGGCACAGCAGCTCCGTCGGTGGTGTCGGCCTGGCCGGGCGGGCTTGCATCTCCTCGAGCGAGCCAGCGAGCGGCTCGGTTTGAGCGCCCGCGCGCACACACGGGTCCTGCGAGTCGCGAGAACGATTGCGGATTTAGCCGGAGATGCGGAGCTTCGCACCGAGCATATTGCCGAAGCTCTGCAGTTCAGGGCCGACACCCTCAATCACCCGCGC